A window from Triticum aestivum cultivar Chinese Spring chromosome 6D, IWGSC CS RefSeq v2.1, whole genome shotgun sequence encodes these proteins:
- the LOC123141747 gene encoding RING-H2 finger protein ATL14-like has product MVLSTVLLAAGITLMLVVHILVVLWVLRRGMTARVAEHAEEDAGLTAEELGELPCHDFKEGGAGECAVCLEAFNAGERCMVLPRCEHGFHAECVGSWLRKSRLCPICRAEVAGAVAAEVVVEVAAA; this is encoded by the coding sequence ATGGTGCTCTCCACCGTCCTGCTCGCGGCAGGCATCACGCTGATGCTCGTCGTGCACATCCTCGTGGTCCTCTGGGTGCTGAGGCGGGGCATGACCGCCCGCGTCGCCGAGCACGCGGAAGAAGACGCAGGCCTTACTGCCGAAGAGCTCGGCGAGCTGCCATGCCACGACTTCAAAGAAGGCGGCGCCGGCGAGTGCGCGGTGTGCCTGGAGGCCTTCAACGCCGGCGAACGTTGCATGGTGCTGCCGCGGTGCGAGCACGGGTTCCACGCCGAGTGCGTCGGCTCGTGGCTGCGCAAGAGCCGCCTGTGCCCCATCTGCCGCGCCGAGGTGGCCGGCGCAGTGGCCGCCGAGGTCGTCGTGGAGGTCGCTGCTGCCTGA
- the LOC123141746 gene encoding E3 ubiquitin-protein ligase ATL23, translating into MARMAVSVLFLIAGVVLMLALHVLVIVWAVRRGAVLRLRGAARERDQEQAEAAGLTADELGELPCQDFKAAAAVGTGAGECAVCLEAFQGGDRCRVLPGCHHGFHAQCVDSWLRQSRRCPVCRAEVACRGKAADAVVDETATSEIVAERLGGADR; encoded by the coding sequence ATGGCGCGGATGGCGGTCTCCGTGCTCTTCCTCATCGCCGGCGTCGTGCTCATGCTCGCGCTGCACGTCCTCGTCATCGTCTGGGCGGTCCGGCGGGGCGCCGTGCTGCGGCTGCGCGGCGCGGCGCGGGAGCGGGACCAGGAGCAGGCGGAAGCGGCGGGTCTGACGGCCGACGAGCTGGGCGAGCTGCCTTGCCAGGACTTcaaggccgccgccgccgtgggGACCGGCGCCGGCGAGTGCGCGGTGTGCCTGGAGGCGTTCCAGGGGGGCGACCGGTGCCGCGTTCTGCCGGGGTGCCACCATGGGTTCCATGCGCAGTGCGTGGACTCGTGGCTACGCCAGAGCCGCCGGTGCCCGGTGTGCCGCGCCGAGGTGGCCTGCCGCGGCAAGGCGGCCGACGCGGTGGTTGATGAGACCGCCACCTCGGAGATCGTCGCTGAAAGACTGGGAGGTGCAGATCGCTAG
- the LOC123142641 gene encoding E3 ubiquitin-protein ligase ATL23-like, producing MATAVRTALKVMRPEIATCLPFQGTKLQQPCPLGARLCSASFCTSQAHGTSIAKEFSARMVLSAVLLAAGITLMLVVHILVVLWVLRRGMTARVAEHAEEDAGLTAEELGVLPCHDFKEGGAGECAVCLEAFMAGDRCMVLPRCEHGFHAECVGSWLRKSRLCPICRAEVAGAVAAEVVVEVAAA from the exons ATGGCCACCGCTGTGAGGACCGCCTTGAAAGTCATGCGACCCGAGATAGCAACATGCTTGCCTTTCCAAGGCACCAAATTGCAGCAGCCTTGTCCTCTAGGAGCT CGGCTTTGCAGTGCTAGTTTTTGTACCTCACAAGCGCACGGCACCTCCATAGCCAAGGAATTCTCCGCCCGCATGGTCCTCTCGGCCGTCCTGCTCGCGGCAGGCATCACGCTGATGCTCGTCGTGCACATCCTCGTGGTCCTCTGGGTGCTGAGGCGGGGCATGACGGCCCGCGTCGCCGAGCACGCGGAGGAAGACGCGGGCCTTACCGCCGAAGAGCTCGGCGTGCTGCCATGCCACGACTTCAAAGAAGGCGGCGCCGGCGAGTGCGCGGTGTGCCTGGAGGCGTTCATGGCCGGCGACCGTTGCATGGTGCTGCCCCGGTGCGAGCACGGGTTCCACGCCGAGTGCGTCGGCTCGTGGCTGCGCAAGAGCCGCCTGTGCCCCATCTGCCGGGCCGAGGTGGCCGGCGCGGTGGCCGCCGAGGTCGTCGTGGAGGTCGCTGCTGCCTGA